The window CCGTTGCACCAAAATTTACTCCAGCACCAGTTGTTGAAGTACTTAAATTAGATGGAGATTGACTTTCTACCTGATTGTAGCGAACACTGAATCTATGATTTTTTGAAATATTCCAGTCTAATCGAGCGAACATTTTTTCATTATCACTAATATTCGAATAACCTTGATACGGACCAGCATCATAACCATATCTACTTTGCAATAAAGCAGATACTGAATTTAAGAAATCAGCAGTTGGTTTAGCAACAAAAGAAGGTGTTCCTACACCACCGAATGGTAATTGAGGAGTAGAAGCGATTTTAGTCGTTCCTGGCTGAATAGTGTGTTTCTTTTCATAATTTACAAAAAAGAATAATTTATCCTTAATAATTGGACCACCGAAACTAGCACCGTAATTTTTCTCGTCTAATTTTTGAAGAACTGGAATTCTGTAAGTTTCACCTATTCTATTACCTTGTTGATCATCGCCACGCATGGTATAAAAAGCATTACCTGAAAAAGTATTGGTACCTGAACGGGTTACTGCAGTTACTGAACCACCTGTAAAACCTGTTTGACGAACGTCAAAAGGTGTTACATTAATGGATATTTGCTCCAATGCATCAATTGAGATTGGAGAACCGCCCGCAGGTATGTTTTGACCAATACCAAACTGATTATTAAAGTTAGCACCATCTACAGTAAAGTTATTTGAACGGTAATTTCCACCACCGATAGAAGTTCCGTTTGCCTGAGGCGTTAAACGCGTTAAATCATTCACACTACGCGTAATGGTAGGTAAAGATTGGATTTGCGCTCTGCTAACAACAGTTGATGTTCCATTTCTATTAGAATTTAATACGCTATTGGTACCTTGACCAACAACTTTAACTTCAGCAAGTGTAGAACTGTTATCAGCCAATACTAAATTTAATAAATAAGGCTCACCTAATTTTAAATAAACTTCAGATTGATTTTGTGGTCTGTAACCTACAAAACTAACCTCTATAGTGTAAGGTCCACCAACACGCATACCGCCAATGGTAAAACGGCCATCATTATTTGTCGATACAGAATAAACTGTACCAGTAGGTGTATGTGTAGCTTTAATGCTTGCACCTGGTAAGGCGCCTTTGGCATCCTTAATTGTACCTGTCATTGATGATGTAGTTACCTGTGCAAAGGCACCAACAGATAAGCTTACAAAAGCAACAATAACAAGCGCTAATCTTAAAAGTAAAGATTTCTTCATACTTTGTTTTTTATTTTTTGTTGTTAGATAATAATAGTGGGGTGATTTTATGCCGCAAATGTACTTAATATTAAGTAAGAGGTTTTAGTTTCAATGTTAAATAATTATTAATTCTTACAAAACTTTTCAACAATTAACATTGATTAATGATGATTAACTTTATTATTAGCAAGAAATTGTTCAAACTCATAAGTAATTCTTAAATAACAACCTAAAATTTTATAATTCACATATAAAATCAAGACTTTCCTTGTTATTTTATGAATATTTAATTCTAACACTAAACTTCTTTGAAAATAGACAACCAATAAGATAAATAAACGATCGATATACTAGAATAAGTAGTATTTGTGAAAAAACACATTGCAATCAATGAAAAAACAATATTGGTTACTCAACAAACTAAATGTAAATTTTATGCATTTTATTGCAGTATCTGAATTATCATCCAATCGTTTAATATTTTTTTTTTAGTTTTGACAAATGTTATGTTGTATTATGCATATCACAAATGTAAGGCTGAAATATTTCTATTGATGCGAGATTAATCTGCTAAGCAGAGACTTCTTCACCCGAAGGTTACAAGTTTAAGAAACATTTAAAAAGCAAATTTCTTTATTAAAGATATGAATTACGATGTTATTGTTTTAGGTAGCGGCCCAGGTGGGTATGTAGCTGCAATTAGAGCTTCACAATTAGGACTAAAAGTTGCAATTGTTGAGCGTGAATCTTTAGGTGGAATTTGCTTAAACTGGGGATGTATTCCAACCAAAGCGCTTTTAAAAAGTGCACAGGTTTTTGAATATATCAACCACGCTGCCGAATACGGTATTACCACGTCTGGCGCAACGGCAGATTTTGCAGCGGTTGTAAAACGAAGCCGAGGTGTTGCTGATGGCATGAGCAAAGGCGTTCAGTTTTTGATGAAAAAAAACAAGATTGACGTCATAATGGGAACTGGTAAAGTTAAACCAGGAAACAAATTGGATGTTAAAGGTGCAGACGGTTCTCAACAAGAATTAAGTGCTAAAAACATAATTATTGCAACGGGTGCTCGTTCTAGAGAATTACCAAATTTAAAACAAGACGGTAAAAAAATTATCGGTTATCGCCAGGCAATGGTTCTACCAGAAATGCCTAAAAGCATGGTTGTAGTAGGTTCTGGGGCAATTGGCGTTGAATTTGCATATTTTTATGCAACAATGGGAACGAAAGTAACCATTGTAGAATTTTTGGAAAATGTTGTTCCTGTAGAAGACGAAGATGTTTCTAAACAATTGTTACGCAGTCTTAAAAAGGTTGGTATTGATGTTATGACATCTGCTTCGGTGGAATCAGTAGACACGAGCGGTTCAGGTTGTAAAGTGTCTATAAAAACAGCTTCAGGTATGCAAACAATCGAGGCTGATGTAGTTCTTTCAGCTGCTGGTGTGGTTGCAAATATTGAAAATATTGGTTTAGAAGAGACGGGGATCAAAACTGAAAAAGGTAAAATCGTTACTGATGAATTTTATAATACTTCAGTAAAGGGTTATTTTGCAATTGGTGATGTCGTTAGTGGTCAATCACTTGCACATGTTGCATCGGCAGAAGGCATTATTTGTGTTGAAAAAATTGCTGGTCAACATGCTGAACCTTTAGATTATAACAATATCCCAGGTTGTACTTATTGTACACCAGAAATCGCTTCCGTAGGTTATACAGAAAAAGCTGCTAAAGCGGCAGGTTACGAATTAAAAATTGGCAAGTTTCCATTTTCTGCATCGGGTAAAGCAAGTGCTGCCGGGGCAAAAGATGGTTTTGTTAAGTTAATTTTTGATGCGAAATACGGTGAATTATTAGGCGCACACATGATTGGTGCTAATGTAACCGAAATGATCGCTGAAATAGTTGTCGCTCGTAAGTTAGAAACAACAGGTCATGAAATGATAAAATCAGTTCACCCCCATCCAACCATGAGCGAAGCAATTATGGAAGCTGCTGCTGATGCCTACGGAGAAGTGATCCACTTATAAGTCAAAAGCATATATCGAATATTTAAAACCCTTTAGCTTATGCTAAAGGGTTTTCTTATTTTTAGCAATTGCATCTTGATACTTTATACTAAATACTTGATACTATATGAAACTACATACCATAAATACTGGCTTTTTCAAACTTGACGGTGGTGCCATGTTTGGTGTTGTTCCGAAGGCCATTTGGCAGAAAACAAATCCAGCTGATGCTAATAATATGTGTACATGGGCAATGCGGAGTTTATTAATTGAGGATGGAAATCAACTTACACTTATTGATACCGGGATTGGAGATAAACAAGATGATAAATTTTTCAGTCATTTTTATTTACATGGTGATGATAGCATTGGTAAATCCTTAAACAATTTGGGTTTCAGCAAAGCAGATATTACGGACGTTTTTCTAACCCATCTTCATTTTGATCATGTTGGCGGAGCTATCATTAGAAATGGAGAAAATTTTATAACTGCATTTAATAACGCAAATTATTGGAGTAATGAGAAACATTGGCAATGGGCGGTGGAGCCAAATGCGAGAGAAAAAGCATCATTCCTGAAAGAAAATATTATACCTATTCAAGAAAGTGGTCAACTGAAGTTTGTAGAAGAATCAGAAGATATTTTATGGAGGGAAAACGTCAATATCAGCTTTGCTTATGGACACACTGATGCCATGATGTTGCCAAAAATCAGCTATAAAGGACGAACAATTGTTTACGTAGCAGATTTATTGCCTTCAGTTGGTCATTTGCCTCTACCTTATGTGATGGCTTATGATATGTTTCCGCTTAAAACGTTAACAGAAAAGCAGTTGTTTTTGGAAGAAGCTGTAGAAAAAAATTATATTTTATTTCTAGAGCACGATCCAATTAATGAATGTTGTACACTC is drawn from Pedobacter mucosus and contains these coding sequences:
- the lpdA gene encoding dihydrolipoyl dehydrogenase, coding for MNYDVIVLGSGPGGYVAAIRASQLGLKVAIVERESLGGICLNWGCIPTKALLKSAQVFEYINHAAEYGITTSGATADFAAVVKRSRGVADGMSKGVQFLMKKNKIDVIMGTGKVKPGNKLDVKGADGSQQELSAKNIIIATGARSRELPNLKQDGKKIIGYRQAMVLPEMPKSMVVVGSGAIGVEFAYFYATMGTKVTIVEFLENVVPVEDEDVSKQLLRSLKKVGIDVMTSASVESVDTSGSGCKVSIKTASGMQTIEADVVLSAAGVVANIENIGLEETGIKTEKGKIVTDEFYNTSVKGYFAIGDVVSGQSLAHVASAEGIICVEKIAGQHAEPLDYNNIPGCTYCTPEIASVGYTEKAAKAAGYELKIGKFPFSASGKASAAGAKDGFVKLIFDAKYGELLGAHMIGANVTEMIAEIVVARKLETTGHEMIKSVHPHPTMSEAIMEAAADAYGEVIHL
- a CDS encoding MBL fold metallo-hydrolase — protein: MKLHTINTGFFKLDGGAMFGVVPKAIWQKTNPADANNMCTWAMRSLLIEDGNQLTLIDTGIGDKQDDKFFSHFYLHGDDSIGKSLNNLGFSKADITDVFLTHLHFDHVGGAIIRNGENFITAFNNANYWSNEKHWQWAVEPNAREKASFLKENIIPIQESGQLKFVEESEDILWRENVNISFAYGHTDAMMLPKISYKGRTIVYVADLLPSVGHLPLPYVMAYDMFPLKTLTEKQLFLEEAVEKNYILFLEHDPINECCTLQRTEKGIRVAETFKLSDL